The DNA sequence GATCACGTGTTGAAGTGAAGGCAATGATTCAACAGCGTGTAGTAGCCATGAACCGCAAGATATGTAAGGAGTAATAGAAGATTTAATCGTGTCTGTATGATTGTCAAACAATATAAGTGTAAACGGCTGTTTAATTCTTTCGATTAATAAATAACTAATGTAATGATAGTTACCATTGCCTAAGAAAGTGATGCTGTTTTTGTGGTTTTGTATTAACTTATTGCGGATGCGTTCAAGCGTGTCTAAGTTACAGTAGCCTTGTGTACCATGTATTTTTGAAAAATCGAGCCATTGATAGTGAGGCTGCAGTAACGTTTTTTGCGATAAATAAGTATGATCAAAATCTAAAACAGTGACATTTGTAGAGGTTAACGACATTCGCTATCACCCTTTTCTTCATAAATTGTTTCTTCTTATGAAGCTATGTGAAAATGTATGATCTAGACTAAAAAAAATATTTATCTTTTAAAATGATAAAATCAGCTAAAAAAGAGAGCTAGCATTTGTGCTAACTCTCTTAGTTGATTTTAGTAGGATTCAATTGGTTCTTTAGGTTTACGAGCAAAGCACATTATTCCTGCGATGAGATAGAAAATTCCAGGGAAGATTCCAGCTCCTAAAGTAGCAATTGCAGCAACGACAGAAGTAATGATAAATAGTAACCCAGAAACTTTAGGCTTGTTGTTTCCTTTAAGTAATACCATTGCTACAATCCCTAAAACAATGGCAACTACTGAGAGGATAATAAGAAAAATACCGCTAGAAGAGAGGAATCCGCCGTCTAAGAAGCCTAATACAGCGTCAACTTCAGCTGCAGATAACTCGTCGTCAGCTTGAAGCTCTGCTGATAATTCCCCCATAAATTCATCTTGATTTTGTAGCCAGAGGAAGAAAAATCCTGCTACAGTAAAAAA is a window from the Evansella cellulosilytica DSM 2522 genome containing:
- a CDS encoding DUF4064 domain-containing protein, whose product is MKRTGEIVLGVIGAIGYAFFTVAGFFFLWLQNQDEFMGELSAELQADDELSAAEVDAVLGFLDGGFLSSSGIFLIILSVVAIVLGIVAMVLLKGNNKPKVSGLLFIITSVVAAIATLGAGIFPGIFYLIAGIMCFARKPKEPIESY